The window GTCCAAATTTATAGCCAGCATTGCGAATCGTGCCGCTATAAGTAAAATTAAGTTTTTCGTGTATATAAATGCTCGCCTCATTTTCACGGTCGATGCATGCTACCATCGTTTTCACCTCATGTGTACGTGCATGCTCAATAAGTGTATGCATTAACTTCATCGCAATCCCTTTTTTGTAGTGATTTTTATGCACATAGACGGAATGCTCTACTGTATATTGATAGGCTGGATACGCGCGAAACGGTCCATATGCTGCATAGCCCGCCACTTCACCATTCTCTTCATAAACAAATAACGGCTCATCATTTTGCATTTTTTGCTCATACCATGCCATACGTTGTGCCAACGTTTGCTCCTCGTACATATAAATCGCCGTTGAATTTAAAATATTGTCATTAAAAATTTCTAAAATGGTTGAAATATCATCTGGTATTGCCGCTCTAATCATCATTTCATCCTCCTTTAAGGTCGAAACCGCCCCGCAATGTTGCAGGACGGTCTTGATATACTTTATAAAACGGTATCTACATTTTTCAATTCAAGCCTTAAACGTTGAAATAGCGTGCATCTGGGTGTGCAAATACGATGGCAGATACACTTGCTTCTGGCTCCATCATAAAGCCTTCTGTAAGCTGTACGCCGATATCTTCAGGCTTTAATAAAGCAAATAGTTTTTCCTGATCTTCTAAATTTGGACAAGCTGGATAGCCGAAGCTAAAGCGCTGCCCTTGATATTTTGCTGCAAAACGGTCGCGCATTGTGAAGTCCGTTGCATCCGGGAATCCCCACTGGTCGCGAATTTCCTGGTGAATACGCTCAGCAAATCCTTCTGCAAGCTCAAGCGCCGTAGCTTGTAGTGCGTGGCTCTCTAAAAACTTCCCTTCCTTTTTTAGCATGCCTGCAATGTCGCTTACCCCGTGACCTGCCGTTACAACCATTAACGCGATGTAATCCATTTCTCCACTTTCAACCGGCTTCAAATAATCCGCCAAGCATAAAAATGGTTCTACTTGCTGACGAGGGAATGTAAATCTCTTAATTTCAGTCTTTTGATCCTCTGGACTATATACGACTACATCATCGCCATCTGATTGCGCAGGGAAAAATTGATACATGCCAGAAGGTGTTAATAAATCGCTATTTAAATAATCCCTAACGAGCGTATTTAATTGCACCGCGCGTTCATCCTGCTCAGCTAGCATTTGTTCTAAATTGCCCTTTAGCCCTAAGTGATGCCCGATTAATGTACGCATATTCACATAAGGCTGTAAGTGAGCAACCGAGTAATTACGCTTCACATGGCGTACTAAATCTCCCGGTAAGTAAACATTTGCATCTCCAACTGTACGAACTGGTTTTTGCGTCACTACAACTGGTCGTGCTGCACGCTTTGCATCAGATTCAATACGCTTTTCACGTGCTTCTTTTAGCTCCGCAACAAGTTCTTCACGTTGCTCCGCATTCATTAAACGGTTCGCCTGATCTAAACCTTGCATCGCATCTTTCGAATAAATGACTGGACCATCGTATTGCTCAGAAATTTTTGTTTCGGTAAAACGACGTGATAAAGCAGCGCCGCCAACTAAGATTGGAACATCTATGCCTGCTTCCTTGAAATCTTGCGCGGTAATAACCATTTGTTGCGCTGATTTTACTAGCAATCCAGAAAGTCCTACAAAGTCGGGTTTTTCTTTGCGAATCGCCTCAATTAACTGCGCTGGTGTTACCTTAATTCCTAAATCGACAACACGAAAGCCATTATTACTTAAAATAATATCGACTAAGTTTTTACCGATATCATGTACGTCACCTTTTACTGTTGCGAGTACCATCGTGCCTTTACTTGCACTCGAATCGCCCTTTTCCATGAACTGCTCTAAATGGGCAACGGCTGCTTTCATCACACCCGCACTTTGCAATACTTCTGCTACAATTAGCTGATTGTCATTAAATAGACGACCTACTTCAGCCATCCCTTCCATGAGTGGACCATTAATAATATCTAGCGGGGTATCAAACGTTTCACGCGCCAAATTTAAATCCTCAATCAAACCTTCCTTCGTACCTTCTAAAATATAATACGCAAGACGCTCTTCCACTGTTGCAGGAAGTACTTTCACAGCGGATTCTTTCTTTTTCCCACGATAAAAATCTGTAAATACTGCTAACGTTTCATCATTGGTATTGAAAATCAAATCATTCGCAAGTTTAATTTCTTCTTCTGGAATCGAAGCAAATCGCTCTAATTTCTCTGTATTCACAATCGCATAATCAAGACCTGCTTGCGTGCAATAATATAAATAAACCGCATTTAACACTTCACGACCTACTGGCGGTAAACCGAATGATACATTACTAACACCGAGAACAGTTAGGCAATGTGGTAGCTTTTCTTTAATTAAACGAATCCCTTCGATTGTTTCCTCTGCTGCACCAATATATTGCTCGTCCCCTGTACCAACCGGGAACATTAGCGGGTCAAAAATAATATCCTCTGGTGCCATGCCCCATTTTTTTGTCAGCAATTTATATGAACGCTCTGCCACTTCTAGCTTTTTCTCACGCGTAATGGCCATTCCCGTTTCGTCAATCGTTCCAACAACAAGCGCTGCCCCATATTTTTTCACAAGTGGCATCACCGCATCAAAGCGCTCCTCGCCATCTTCTAAGTTAATGGAGTTAATGATCGCTTTCCCTTGTGAATATTTTAATGCGACTTCCATTACTTTTTCATCAGTTGAGTCAATTACTAAAGGTACTTTTACCTTTTTGACCACTTCCTGCATAAAGTTTTTCATATCCTCTACTTCATCACGGTCTGGGTTGGCGAGACAAATATCAATAACATGCGCACCATTTTTCACTTGGGCACGAGCAACTTCTGCTGCTTCCTCAAATTTTCCTTCAATAATTAAATTTTTAAATTTACGTGAGCCGATAACATTCGTACGTTCGCCCATAAATAAAGGACGCATCGATTCATCATATTGTAACGGTTCAATTCCTGAAACAGCATGCGTATGTGTTTTCTCTCCAGGTTTACGAGGTGCAAATCCTGCTACCGCTTCACGAATGGCTGCGATATGAGCAGGTGTCGTACCGCAACAGCCACCAATAATATTGAGCCAACCTTTTTCTGCAAAACCTTGTAGCTTTTTCGATAATGATTCTGGTGTTTCGTGATAGCACCCTTCCTCATCCGGTAAGCCTGCATTCGGATAACAGCTAATATAACCTTGTGAAAGCTCTGCTAATGAACGAATATGATCCGTCATAAATTCTGGACCTGTAGCACAGTTTAAGCCAACGGATAGTGGTTGAATATGTTCAATCGAAATGTAGAAGGCTTCAATCGATTGCCCAGCAAGTGTAGTACCCATTGGCTCGATTGTTCCTGAAATCATCACAGGTAACTCTTTTCCTAATTCATCAAATGCACGACGCACCGCAATTGTGCCCGCCTTTACATTCAGCATATCTTGAGACGTTTCAAGTAATATTAAATCGGATCCTGCTTCAATCAATGCTTTCGCTTGCACATAGAAATTTTCCTCTAGCTCTTCAAATGTTATCCCACCTGTTACAGACAATGTTTTTGTGGTTGGCCCCATCGCCCCTGCAACAAAGCGTGGCCACTCAGGTGTCGAAAACTCACGCGACACCTCTAGTGCAATTTCCACCGCTCGTCTATTAATTTCCACCGCTTTATTTCCCAGGTCATACTCATTTAAAACAAGTGGCGTTGCACCAAATGTATTTGTACAAATGATATCGGAACCAGCTTCTAAATAAGCACGATGAATTTTTCCTAACACATCTGGTCGTGTCAAAATAAGGTTTTCATTACAGCCATCTAATTCCTCACCGCCAAAGTCTTCATAGGTCAAATTTTCATTTTGGAGCATTGTCCCCATTGCACCATCGATAATTAATATTCGTTTTTGTAATTGCTCCTGTATTGGATGATTAAGCATTTGTTTGAGCTCCTTTATATTTAACATCAAACGCTTTCACATAGTCGATTAGTTCTAGCGTCATATCGTAGCGTAAAAATGGTGTAATTAAGTAAATTCCATTAAAATACTGACATGCTGTTTCTAAAAGTTCCTTAGCAATTTTAACGCCCTCTTTTGTTGCCGCTTCTTTGTCCTCACCGCAAGCTTCCATACGCGCAAGTACTTCCTCTGAAAGCTTGATACCTGGCACTTCATGGTGAAGGAATTCCGCACTTCTAAATGAAGTAAGGGGCATAATTCCAATATATATCGGCGTCTCTAAATGCTTTGTCGCCTCATAAATCTCTTTAATTTTTTCTTTCGTATAAACTGGTTGCGAAATGAAATAATCCGCCCCGTGTTCAATTTTCTTCTCTAAGCGAGCAACCGCCCGATCTAATACACGCACATTCGGATTGAAAGCACCTGCAACGGAGAAATTTGCCTGCTTGCGCAATGTTTTTCCTGTGAAAGATGAGCCTTCATTTAATTGTTTAATTAAAGAAATTAACTCCATTGATGACACATCATATACACTCGTTGCACCAGGGAAATCCCCAACTTTTGTTGGGTCACCAGTCACCACTAAAAGATCATGCAGCTCTAATGCATCTAGACCCATTAAATGTGATTGTAAACCAATTAAATTGCGGTCACGACAAGTTAAATGTGGCAATGTGCGAATACCGTGCTGCTTCAAAATAGAAGCCATCGCAATATTACTTATACGCGGAGAAGCAAGGGAATTATCCGCCATCATAATAACATCCGCTCCTGCGTTGTATAATTCTTTCGCACCTTCCACGAAGCCATCAATTTCTAAATGTCGTGGCGTATCTAACTCAACAATGACAGAACGTTCGCGCTTTGCTTTTAAATGTAACGGCTCTTGCTTACGTGGCTCAGGTACACGCACAAATTCTGTACGCCCTTGCTTCACTTTTTTCTCTGTAATGGGCTTAATATGAGCTAAACGACTTTTCACTGCCGCAATATGCTTTGGTGTCGTACCACAGCATCCGCCGATTAAACGAACACCTTGCTCGACTAATTCAACCGCAGCACGCGCAAAATAATCCGCCTCTGACTCATAAACAACGCGCCCATCTTCCACATCTAATAAAGAAGCATTCGGGGAAGCAGACAAAAAGGAATTTTCCGGAAGCTCTACACCTTCAAATGATTGAATCGTATGGAACGGCCCTAAGCGACAATTACTGCCGACGATATCTGCTCCTAAAGCGGCAAGCTCTGTTAAAGCCGCATTTAATGACAGACCATTTTGTAAAACTCCTGGATCTTGCATCGTCACTTGTGCAATAATCGGTAAGTCCGTTAATGTGCGTAATAAATGAACACAGTGGGATAATTCCTCAAAATCATAATACGTCTCTAGTAAAAAGCCATCTGGTTGACCTGCAAGAAGTACTTTTGCCTGTTCCTCAAACGCATCTAAAATTTCTGCTAGTGTCACATCATTTTTTCGAACGCCTCGAATACCCCCGATTGTAGCTAACACATATTGTCCTCCAGGAGTTGCAGCACGCTTAGCAATTTGTAATGCCGCTTCATTAAACTCTTGCACACGGTATTCATAGCCGTAACGAGCAAGCTTAATTGCATTGGCACCATATGTATTCGTCTGGATAATATCCGCTCCGGCAGCAACATATTCACCATGTATTTTTTCAATAATTTCTGGTCGCAAAATATTCATTTCTTCATGACAATAATCTAAACCATAGGAATATAATAATGTACCAATTGCGCCGTCAGCTGTTAATACTTTAGTTTTTAAATCCTCTAATAAACCCATTGTATTCACTCCCATATTTACAGTATTTTCAGTCATTTAATGATATAAAAAAGCCTTCTTTCAAAAATAAAAGAAGGCATTACACATTGTAAGTTTAGGTCCCTCTCATCTTCTGGCATTTGCCTGCTGGATTTAGCACCTGACTATTTGTTGGTTGCTGAAGTTTCATAGGGCCAGTCCCTCAACTTCTCTCGATAAGATACATTATGAATTTTTTAATACTAAATCAATTATACCCCGGCATAATTGCATCCGGATTACGATTTATGCTTGCAAAGGGTGTTAACCTAAGTTCGTAACATCCGATGGAAGTTTCAATTCGTTTTAGCAGAGTTTTCTGATTAAAAGAATTAACAGAATCATAACGTTATATGAAAAAAACGTCAATAGCTGTTAGCATATTCAAGCATAACTTTACACAATTGCATTGATTATTTGCTGTGCGGTCGTCTTTCCATTTTGAATACACGCACCAATACCCACACCAAAATACGAGCATCCCGCAAGTAATACGTTTGGATAACGCGTCTCTAAATCCTCTACAACAACACCAAGAGCATCATTATGTGCTAAATCATAACGCGGCATTTGATCGATCCATTTTGTCACATTCACTATTTTTGGTTGTGCTGCAATGCCAAGACTTAAAAGAATATCCTCTCGTGCAACCGTTGTTAGCTCCTCATCAGACATTGCTGCTAACTCTTCATAGCGCGGATTACTATTTTTATAAAATAAGCGTACGAGTAGATTACCTTTTGTCGACGTGTGCTTCCATTTTCGACTCGTCCAAGTAGATGCATTGCATATTAAATCACTATTATGCGAGACGATAAAACCGGTGCCATCTGCTGGCAATACTTCATCTGGTACATCAAAGCCTACATACATCGTAATCACAGATGCCGTTGAAAATTGCGCTAAACTTTTATCTAATGTCTCATCTGCTAATACTTTACGCACTGTGTCATTTGGAACTGCAAGCACAACAACATCTGCTTCTATTATTTTTCCATTTACCACTACCTCATATTGCGACCCCACTTTTCGAACACTTTCTGTTGTGGCATTTTTCATAAATTCAACGTCTGGCAACATTTCCTCAAGTCGATTGATGATAGCAGACAATCCATTTTCAAATGAAATGAACTTTTTATTTGCTGCCTTCTCAAACTGCTCGCGATTTTCCTCAAATCCTTTAATAATCGAACCATAGTCATTTTTATAATCGACTAAATAAGGGAGTGTCGATGCTAGACTTAATTGATAAAGATCCCCCGAGTAAACGCCCGATAATACAGGAGCTATTTGCTTATGCACAATTTCTTCACCTAGGAAATGTTCTAAAAACTCCCCAATTGAGCTTGCCTTTGTATAATTGGCATTCGGTATTTCAAAATCTTGCAAGACACGTTTTTTCCCTTCTTCAGAAATGAGCGTACTTGCCATTAATGACTCGATACTCATCGGAATCCCAAATGTTGAACCCGCAGGAATTGCATGTAGCTCATTATTCGTATGAATATAGGAAATGCCGGTCTCATTGTAAACGAGTTCCGATTCAAAATCGAGCTCACGTACAAGCTCTATCACACCAGGATGACGCGCAACAATGGAATCCGCGCCTGTTTCCATAATGAAATCTTCTCCATATTCCGAATGAATTTTCCCACCTAAATATGCATTCTTTTCTATTAAAATAAGACGCGCTTCTATCTTTTTTTCGGCCATTTGTCTTTTCAAATAATGCATCGTGCAAAGGCCTGTAATACCGCCACCTACAACTACTACTGTTTTCATAAAAATCGCTCCCATTCCCGTACAAGCTATACTCACTTCAGTATAATCTGTTTTCCTCTAAAATAGGTAAGCAGTGTATTACAAAAATCGCACGAAAAAAACCATTTTGAATTGAATCAAAATGGCATACGTAAAGATACAATTTATTTATCTAATCTGTGTGAAATTGTCGCTAACCTATCTGCTGAATGTGTAACTTCTTCAAATGCTCGACCAAGCTCCAATATGACTAAACCAATTTGCTCTACTTCATTTTGGACTAGGTTATTTTGTACTTCCGTTTCAACCATGGCCTCTACGATAAGTGAGAATTGTTCTTCGGTTCCTCCCATGCTTTCCTCACCTGTATGAACGGCTGTTTGAATTTGACCCAATGATTCGAGCAATTTCATCGTGCGAACATTCGTATTTTTTAATAGTTCACCTACATTTACAGCTGATTCTTTCGTTTGTTCGGATAACTTTCGAACTTCATCTGCTACTACACCAAATCCTTTACCGGCTTCTCCAGCTCGTGCCGCTTCAATTGCAGCATTTAGTGCCAATAAATTCGTTTGGTTCGCAATATTCGTTACATTTCCCATTGTGGATTCCATTTCTTTTGAAATTTCTACAAGCTTATCAATCTCTTCAGAAATGGAACCAACTGAATGATTAATTTCCTTTATGCTATCAATTTGACGTTGTAATTGCGTTTTCCCATTTTGCGCTTGTTCGTTCGCCACATTCGAAATTTCAATCGCTTTTTTCGCATAGGAAGTCATCACGTCAGATTGCATCGTCAACTGTTGGAAACTAGCATTTGTTTGCTCAGAAATCGCGGCTAAGTTCGAAGATGATTCGATAATAGAATGACTAATTTGACGTTTTTCTTCCGCTAACTGCCCTTTCATTCGTTCAATTACTGCTTCATATTCTTCTAAAACGACTTGTTGCTCTAAGTTTAATATTTTCGAAATCGCTTCTATTGTTTTAAAGCGTTGCTCTTCGTTCGCGATGTTTTCCTTCACTAATTGAATAAAAACAATAAATAAACTTTGGAAAGCCCCAATATACCACTTCGTTTTTAAACCAATATGAACATGCACTTGCGCTATTCTTATACGTTTCGAAAAATATTCTTCATCAATAATTCCTTGAAACATCTCGCAAATATGATTTTTCAACGTTAATTTTAAACGTTCTACCGAGCTATGTTCACTAATAATTTTTGTCAAACTGGATTCCATTCCTAAGTTTTGATAAAAAGCACCAACAATTATCTCAATATTTTTATCAATTTGTGGTTTGAAAACTTTCAAATATTTTAAATCTTCCTCAGTTAAATTAAGCATTTGAATCTGTTTGCTCACCTTTAGGTTGCTTAAATACTCTAATTTGACAGCTACATCACTTATCATTACAGTTTGATTAGCATTATTCTTTTTAAAAAACATCAATATGCCCTCACCTAATTTAATATTGTACTTTGTAAAGATATAAATGACGTTTATGATTTGTATTCTGTGCTCTAAAAAAATTTTTGAACATATTCATTTACATTTTTGATACAACAAAATAATTTATTTACACAACTGTACTATCGAGTCACTATTATATTACACAATTAATCAATATTATAAAGAAGCACAGCATTGATTCATATAAACAATAACGACTAATAAATAATGCATGCTGTAGGACCAATCTCATCTATAGCTATTTAGACCTGCACACTTAAGAAGAGGCGACTAAATATAAAGTACTCCAACCATCAATGTACCTAATATTTTATAAATAGGAGTTATTCATTCCCTTTCAAAAATAGAATTACATAAAGTTAAATGTTAAGTTTGTAAATTTCGGAAGTGAAGTATTTACAAACTCGTACCCTTTACATTTTTCTATTAGCTTATTCAAATTAAAATTCCTATCGACTTATATTTATAAGCACTTTTTGCTTACCTATCTAAAAAAAATGCATTTCCCTCATCCATTTAGTCGATGAAAGAAATGCATTGAATCAGTATACCTCTAGTTTTTGCTTGTACAGGATACTAGCCAAAGTTCCACTATTTCAACAGTTGCATAGACATCCGTTGAAATAAGTTAAAGCTTTGATAATTGATTACTTAATATAGAAATTTCACTCTCTAATGAAGGCGACCTTGTTTCAAAATAAAGAATTCTATCTTCACTTCGATTTTCGCCTACTTTACCATCACTTAACATCTCGATTGCATCACAAACAAATAATCTCAATGTACGCAAACCGGATTCGAGCTTTCTAACCTCTTTCCCATAAAGTAATACGGAATTATCCTTTGTTTTCCCTTTTTTCATTTGAAAGATATTTTCATTAATCAATGCATCAATTCCTTCATATCGTTTCGTTTGATGATTATTAATCATTAATATTTCCCGAACATATTTCTTCACATCTTGATGATCTAATCCTACTTGTAAATTCCCTTTTAAATACTCAACAATCTTACAGAGCGTAGTTAAATCTTCTTGTTGCATCCGCGAATATTGACGCATTTTTAGTATAGGATCCTCATTTTGATTAGAAGAGAATTGTGGAATCGAAAATAATAGCATGGCTGATTCCCCCCTTATCCAATTAATTTATATAAATATAATTCCTATTCTTTAATAAGTCTAAACATTCCATTTGTATTTACTTTAGGATTTTTAATTCGTTGTTAATCCTGTTGCGCTGCTTGCCGCCATTTTTCCGCCTCTTGAGGCCTTACACCTTCATATAGCTCAGCTAATTTCAGCATTGATGCACCGTCTCCTAACAAGGCAGCCTGTTTGTAATATCGGATGGCCTGTTCGGAACTTTTTTCCACACCCAATGCATTTTCATAGCAATAGGCAATATTATAAATCGCATCCACATGGAAAATATCCGCAGCACATTGAAACCATTTCATTGCCTGCTCATAGCTTTGATTTCGTGTCAGTTCCCCTTGAAAATATATCATTCCCATACGGTAAAGCCCTTCGCTATCTCCGCCTTTCGCAGCCATCTCATAATACGTAAATGCCTTGTCCTCATCAATTTCCGTCCCAATTCCTTGCTCATACATAATGCCAAGTGTATACATAGCTTCTACTACACCGGCTGTCGCAGCTTTTAAAAAC is drawn from Solibacillus sp. R5-41 and contains these coding sequences:
- a CDS encoding GNAT family N-acetyltransferase produces the protein MIRAAIPDDISTILEIFNDNILNSTAIYMYEEQTLAQRMAWYEQKMQNDEPLFVYEENGEVAGYAAYGPFRAYPAYQYTVEHSVYVHKNHYKKGIAMKLMHTLIEHARTHEVKTMVACIDRENEASIYIHEKLNFTYSGTIRNAGYKFGRWLDLVFYQLDLEGPKEAKGK
- the metH gene encoding methionine synthase, with translation MLNHPIQEQLQKRILIIDGAMGTMLQNENLTYEDFGGEELDGCNENLILTRPDVLGKIHRAYLEAGSDIICTNTFGATPLVLNEYDLGNKAVEINRRAVEIALEVSREFSTPEWPRFVAGAMGPTTKTLSVTGGITFEELEENFYVQAKALIEAGSDLILLETSQDMLNVKAGTIAVRRAFDELGKELPVMISGTIEPMGTTLAGQSIEAFYISIEHIQPLSVGLNCATGPEFMTDHIRSLAELSQGYISCYPNAGLPDEEGCYHETPESLSKKLQGFAEKGWLNIIGGCCGTTPAHIAAIREAVAGFAPRKPGEKTHTHAVSGIEPLQYDESMRPLFMGERTNVIGSRKFKNLIIEGKFEEAAEVARAQVKNGAHVIDICLANPDRDEVEDMKNFMQEVVKKVKVPLVIDSTDEKVMEVALKYSQGKAIINSINLEDGEERFDAVMPLVKKYGAALVVGTIDETGMAITREKKLEVAERSYKLLTKKWGMAPEDIIFDPLMFPVGTGDEQYIGAAEETIEGIRLIKEKLPHCLTVLGVSNVSFGLPPVGREVLNAVYLYYCTQAGLDYAIVNTEKLERFASIPEEEIKLANDLIFNTNDETLAVFTDFYRGKKKESAVKVLPATVEERLAYYILEGTKEGLIEDLNLARETFDTPLDIINGPLMEGMAEVGRLFNDNQLIVAEVLQSAGVMKAAVAHLEQFMEKGDSSASKGTMVLATVKGDVHDIGKNLVDIILSNNGFRVVDLGIKVTPAQLIEAIRKEKPDFVGLSGLLVKSAQQMVITAQDFKEAGIDVPILVGGAALSRRFTETKISEQYDGPVIYSKDAMQGLDQANRLMNAEQREELVAELKEAREKRIESDAKRAARPVVVTQKPVRTVGDANVYLPGDLVRHVKRNYSVAHLQPYVNMRTLIGHHLGLKGNLEQMLAEQDERAVQLNTLVRDYLNSDLLTPSGMYQFFPAQSDGDDVVVYSPEDQKTEIKRFTFPRQQVEPFLCLADYLKPVESGEMDYIALMVVTAGHGVSDIAGMLKKEGKFLESHALQATALELAEGFAERIHQEIRDQWGFPDATDFTMRDRFAAKYQGQRFSFGYPACPNLEDQEKLFALLKPEDIGVQLTEGFMMEPEASVSAIVFAHPDARYFNV
- a CDS encoding bifunctional homocysteine S-methyltransferase/methylenetetrahydrofolate reductase: MGLLEDLKTKVLTADGAIGTLLYSYGLDYCHEEMNILRPEIIEKIHGEYVAAGADIIQTNTYGANAIKLARYGYEYRVQEFNEAALQIAKRAATPGGQYVLATIGGIRGVRKNDVTLAEILDAFEEQAKVLLAGQPDGFLLETYYDFEELSHCVHLLRTLTDLPIIAQVTMQDPGVLQNGLSLNAALTELAALGADIVGSNCRLGPFHTIQSFEGVELPENSFLSASPNASLLDVEDGRVVYESEADYFARAAVELVEQGVRLIGGCCGTTPKHIAAVKSRLAHIKPITEKKVKQGRTEFVRVPEPRKQEPLHLKAKRERSVIVELDTPRHLEIDGFVEGAKELYNAGADVIMMADNSLASPRISNIAMASILKQHGIRTLPHLTCRDRNLIGLQSHLMGLDALELHDLLVVTGDPTKVGDFPGATSVYDVSSMELISLIKQLNEGSSFTGKTLRKQANFSVAGAFNPNVRVLDRAVARLEKKIEHGADYFISQPVYTKEKIKEIYEATKHLETPIYIGIMPLTSFRSAEFLHHEVPGIKLSEEVLARMEACGEDKEAATKEGVKIAKELLETACQYFNGIYLITPFLRYDMTLELIDYVKAFDVKYKGAQTNA
- the hemG gene encoding protoporphyrinogen oxidase; this encodes MKTVVVVGGGITGLCTMHYLKRQMAEKKIEARLILIEKNAYLGGKIHSEYGEDFIMETGADSIVARHPGVIELVRELDFESELVYNETGISYIHTNNELHAIPAGSTFGIPMSIESLMASTLISEEGKKRVLQDFEIPNANYTKASSIGEFLEHFLGEEIVHKQIAPVLSGVYSGDLYQLSLASTLPYLVDYKNDYGSIIKGFEENREQFEKAANKKFISFENGLSAIINRLEEMLPDVEFMKNATTESVRKVGSQYEVVVNGKIIEADVVVLAVPNDTVRKVLADETLDKSLAQFSTASVITMYVGFDVPDEVLPADGTGFIVSHNSDLICNASTWTSRKWKHTSTKGNLLVRLFYKNSNPRYEELAAMSDEELTTVAREDILLSLGIAAQPKIVNVTKWIDQMPRYDLAHNDALGVVVEDLETRYPNVLLAGCSYFGVGIGACIQNGKTTAQQIINAIV
- a CDS encoding globin-coupled sensor protein, whose translation is MFFKKNNANQTVMISDVAVKLEYLSNLKVSKQIQMLNLTEEDLKYLKVFKPQIDKNIEIIVGAFYQNLGMESSLTKIISEHSSVERLKLTLKNHICEMFQGIIDEEYFSKRIRIAQVHVHIGLKTKWYIGAFQSLFIVFIQLVKENIANEEQRFKTIEAISKILNLEQQVVLEEYEAVIERMKGQLAEEKRQISHSIIESSSNLAAISEQTNASFQQLTMQSDVMTSYAKKAIEISNVANEQAQNGKTQLQRQIDSIKEINHSVGSISEEIDKLVEISKEMESTMGNVTNIANQTNLLALNAAIEAARAGEAGKGFGVVADEVRKLSEQTKESAVNVGELLKNTNVRTMKLLESLGQIQTAVHTGEESMGGTEEQFSLIVEAMVETEVQNNLVQNEVEQIGLVILELGRAFEEVTHSADRLATISHRLDK
- a CDS encoding chemotaxis protein, translated to MLLFSIPQFSSNQNEDPILKMRQYSRMQQEDLTTLCKIVEYLKGNLQVGLDHQDVKKYVREILMINNHQTKRYEGIDALINENIFQMKKGKTKDNSVLLYGKEVRKLESGLRTLRLFVCDAIEMLSDGKVGENRSEDRILYFETRSPSLESEISILSNQLSKL
- a CDS encoding tetratricopeptide repeat protein, with amino-acid sequence MWHQKQMFEQLINEQVEPEKVEILKQQFQQALNGNSEAMVEIALFYKRVELFDGMHYWLNAAINHSDSGGFFELANSFFEGLGVEVSEQRAFYYYEQAAKQHHPDAMNNLADMYLNGEGIEIDEGAALAWFLKAATAGVVEAMYTLGIMYEQGIGTEIDEDKAFTYYEMAAKGGDSEGLYRMGMIYFQGELTRNQSYEQAMKWFQCAADIFHVDAIYNIAYCYENALGVEKSSEQAIRYYKQAALLGDGASMLKLAELYEGVRPQEAEKWRQAAQQD